TCGCGCGCGGCGACGGCGCGAGACGAGGACGGCATCACGCCGCTCGGCGGACTGTTCTCGGATGCTTTCAACATGTACGTCGGGATGGAGCGGTCGGCCCAGCGGCTTACGTCCTACGAAGTTCAGGTACCTGGACTGCTGCAAACCGCTGACTACGCCCGTGCCTTGATCGGCGCGTTTCTGCACGATGGATCGGCCGAGGAAATCGAACAACGCGTGCGGGTTCGCCTCAACAGGCAGGTGGCTGTGACCCGGAAGACCTGCCCCGTGGACCTTCACGTGCTGCTGGATGAAGCAGCGCTGTACCGGATGGTCGGCGGGCCGAAAGTGATGGCCGCTCAACATCGCTACCTCGCTGATGTCAGCACTCGGCCGAACGTCACACTGCGCATCCACCCGTACTCGGCCGGATACACGGGCGGCATCTTGCACGGTTCGTTCGTTCTCTTGGACTTCGGCACCAACAGCAAGGGATTGCCCATCGAACCGCCAGTCGTCTACCTCGACGGCGGGATGAGCAGCGATCTCTATCTCGAAAGGCCCGAAATAGTGCGGCGTTACACTGAGATGGCCGAAGCCATCCGCCAGACGGCGTTGGACGAGAAGACCTCGCGAGACCTGCTCCGCCGGGTAGCAAGGAGTTTTGACGGTGACCGCTGACCTATCTGGAGCCCGCTGGTTCAAGAGCAGCTACAGCGCCTCCAACGGCCAATGCGTAGAGATCGCCCACCTGACCAACGGCACAGTCGGAATGCGCGACTCCAAAAATCCGACCGGCCCCACCCTGACCTTCACCCCCACCGCCTGGGACACCTTCCTGTCCGCAACCAAAAGCGGCCATTTCCCCAACAGCTGACCCCTCCGAGCCCACCCGCGCCCCGCCGGGCTCGACACTTCCCCGCCTAGCCAACTCCCCCGGCCGACGCCCGCGAGTGGCACACGGCTGCGGCAAAGCGCGAGTAGACCTCTCCGCTGGTGTGCCACTCGCGGGCAACCCACGTGACTGCGCATCACGGCTTCCCGAGAATTCTGGGGTGCGATACACCGAGCGTATCCCATTCAACTTTCGAACGACCGACAGAATCATCGGGCCAACGACACATCTTTGATCCGGACAGGGTACACCTCTACGGTTAATTCACCCGACAAATCTACTCCACTGGTCGATATCTTTATTGTGCCGCCACCTCCGACCGCAATGCGGTTCACCTGTTCCCGAAAAATATCCACCAGCACAGTCGAGTCCTGGTACCACCGCACCCGCGCGGATCGCGCTATTACATCGTACGATAGTTCCAGTTTGTTCCGGTCGTCGGAATCGATACTCACCACAAAGGAAGCAGTAGCCCCGGGGATGGCCACACGTTCGGCCCCGAACGCCTCCAAGAACTCCGACTCTTCCGGCTCTATGAACTCATAGTCGGCCATCTACGCTCCTCCACCCTTCGGAATCACAGTGGTCAAGCGTAGACCTTCCGGCGTCACCTGCCACGTTGTTTCAAACTTCAGAATACCGTTCGGACCGACGAACAGCGACTCTCGCACTTGAAAGTCCCCATAGTCATTCGAAAAGGTTCGGGCGATATTACTGTCAGTACGGACCACCTCGTCGAAATGACTGTTGAGCAAATCTCTCCCAACCTGGTTGTCGAAAACGCCGACACGGTTCAGTTGCGAGAGATTCTGCATCGATCTAGGCGAGTTGTGCGCATCTTCTGCCGCCCTACCAAAGAGATACTCGTACTTCTTCTCGTCTACAATCGCCTTCGACGGTGGTCGTGGGCCGCTTGCTACGTCACCAGCGTGCTTCCCGCGCAGTCGAGCACGTAGATCGGTAACGACTTTTCTGGCCTTGACAGCGGCGTCCTTGGCCTCCTGCCTGACTCCCGCGATCTGGAGCGCCTTTCGGGCTCGCCAGGCGACGATGCCGTCTTTGATCTTTCCGGCCCACTTCTGTACCGTGAGCAGCGCCTTTCCTGCGGTGACCGCTCCCGCTCCGAAGCTGATCAGCGACAGGCCCACGGTGATCGCGGCGTCGATGGCGAGTTCTTGGACGAGAGAATCCAAGAAGCCCTTGATCTCGTTGCGCAGTTCCGTCAGCGCGTCCTTGTATGCGAGGCAGGACTGGCTGATCTGCGTGCAGGCGGTCAGCAGTTGATCGATCGAGTTCGCAAGAGATTTGAGGTCGTCTCGGATGTGGCCCGCGTCGTCGGCGGTGACGCTGTCGAACAGGCTCGCCGCGATCGTGATCTTGTCTCGGGCGTTCGTGTTCTGGTAGATCGTGCCGAGGCGGTCCCAGGCATCGGCAGCCTTCGCGAGTTTTCCGGTGTCGCCGTCGGGAACCGGTATGCCGATGTGGCTGATGATATTGATGCCCTTGTCGATGATCCCTTGACCAGGGCCACCAGCCGAAGCCGGGACCGAGAACGGGCCGAACACAGGCATTCCCGGGTCCGTGGGCCGGTCCGGCTGCGGTGCGCCCTTCATGGTGGCGTTTGCTTGCGCGTGCGTGAAGCCGATGTCGTTGAGGGCGCTGCCGTACGCGTACAGCGTGGAGTGGACGTCCTGAAAGAATCCCACCGCCTCGTATGCGGAGGTGTTATACGAGCGCGCCCATTCCTGGCCGTTCTCGTCCACGCCCGCCATCGATCCACATTCGGACAGCTCCGCGAAGATATACAGAAAGCTGTCCCGTAACGCGGATGCGGCGTCGAAGCAGTTGGTAGCCGCTTGGTAGTAAGCCTTCGGATCGACAGCCAGAGCTGTCATACCCCGAGGATCCTCAAGCCCTCGGCAACAGCGCCGGTATAGCCATCGTGGGCGAGCTTCACGGCCTCTTCCAAAGCAGTGAGCCCTTCTCGGATATCTGTAGCGCCCCTGAGCCATTCGCCGTGCGCCTCACGGTAGGCCACCATTGCCGCACCGGCCGACGCGGCATCGACCTCCTTGACCTTCTGGTCGATCGCCGCAAGCTGATCGGAAAGCAATCCCGCGAAGCCTCGAATTCGGGCGGCCAAGTTTTCGAGCTTGTCGAGATCGACCGAAAACGCCTGTTCATCGGACATACGGTCCCCCTCAGGGCAGATCGAGCGAGCTGACGCCCGCCGCGAATGATTGATCGGCGCCGCGCACGGTGTCCGCGGTGATCCCCAGCTTCTCCGCCAACTCGAACAACGCATCCCACACCCGCACCGCACCCTGATGGAACTCTTCCCACCCGGCCGCGAAAGCGCCGGCGTTACTACCGGTCCAGCTTCCCAGCATGTCCCGGACATCGGTCTCCAGCGCCGAGTACCCGTCCCGGCATTGAGTGGCGACATCGAACGCCAAGCGCCCCAATGCCTTGACCTCAGCGGTATCGATCGACAGTGATGGCTGTTCCCCCGCCACGCCTCTGCCCCCTCTACCAGCGAATGATTCAAACGAATGTACCCGAGTCGCGCTGCGGCCGTCACTGATCGGATGTTGCATCCGCCAACACGAAGAGGGGATCTTCCGCGTCACCGATGACACGATCGACATCGTCGCCGCCGACGGCAGCTCCATCGCGAGCGTTCCGCGCGCGCTCACGCTCGACCAGCACGTGATCACGTTGGAGCCGCGTGTGGACGTCAACGGCACCACGCTGGTCGCCGATGTCTCCGCCCAGGAGGTCGGCTATTGGCGCAAGACCTCGCCGCGGCAGCGCAGCATCGAGGCGGGCATCGCGATGGGCGGTCTGATCGGCGGCGTCGGCGGCACCATTGTCGGCCTCGTCATCGGCATCGCCGCGGGTGGACTGCTGCTTCCGATCAGCCTGCCGGTGAGCCTGATCGTCGGTGTGTTGGGCGGCATGGCGGTCGGCGGTGCTGCGGGCGCGTCGATTCCCAACTCCGATGTTCCCGACCAGTGGGACTACCAGGAGGAGTGCCACAACAGCGGGCCGTACCGCTACTGCTGGTAGTTTGCGGCGGCAGTCGATGGGGGCCGAAGGTCAATGTCGGTCCTCTTCGCAACACACCAGCACCACAACGGCCGATCTGATCGCAGCTATTCGCAGCAGGATTCGGCACATGTTCTTGGTAGCAGCCCGCTCACGGCCTCTGGCACCGGCTGCTTTTGGTCGACCTGGCGCCGCCGACTCGACTGATCACGCGGTCCGGCTGGAGTATCGAATTGCTGCGCGACGCCGAGACGCACAGGTAGACCGAGGACGCACTGAACGATATCAACATGTGGGCTGGGGAGCAGTGCGTCTCGACGGGGGCGAAACGAGAGCTTCCACCTGGCAGTCGCCCGAGTCGACGGCTGGGTCGGCGACAGCATCGCTTTCAGTTTGCCGAGACCTCATTTCGGATCAATTACCATGTTGCTCAATCGGTTCCACATTGTGGACAATCTCACAAGGTTTGCCTTGACGGTCGTGCAGTCGCTACCAATAGTGCGTTCACATCACACGAAACGACGTTCGATTCGTCCACGTGGGGGTGTCGGGGGTCGGGGAGGAGAATGAATTCAATGGTCTATCGCGCTGCAATTCGGGTCGGTCGGAAGGCGCTCATCGGTGCGCTGCCGCTGGCCGTGGCGACTACGTTCGCCGGTGCCGGAGCCGCATCGGCCACCAACTACGCCGAGCAGCAGGCGCAGCTGGCGCAGGCGATCTCGACGTCGGGCACGTCCGCGGACATCGGCTACCACACCACGGTCGCGCCGGACCTGCGCAGCGTGTCCGCCACGCTGGACGCGGGCACGTTCCAGCTCGGGGAGACTTCGATCAAGGTCGTGAACCAGGTCGGCGCGGCGGTCACCGAGCTTCCGCGCACGCTGGCCACGCCGTCCGGTACCACCATCGCCTTGGATGCCGAGGTGTCCGAGGACGGCCGCACGCTGTCGGTGACGACACCTGAGGTCTCAGCGGCGACGGGCGCGGAACTGAAGGACATCGCGACCAATCCGGGCGCGCAGTACCCGGATCCGGTCATGAACGGTGCGGCCGCGGGCGCGGGTGTCGGTGCGGTCGCCGCCCTTATCACCTGCATTCCGACCCTGGCGATCTTCGTGGTCGGTTACGCGCTGTGCGCCGTGGTCGGCGTGGTGACCACCGCCATCCTGGGTGCCGTGGTCGGCGCGGTCGTGGGTACGGTCGCGCCGGATGTCATTCCGCAGGTGCTGCCCTGACAATCAGCGATTGATCTGCTGAGCTGAAACGCGAAAAGCGCTGCGGCGGACACGATCCGCCGCAGCGCCTTGCTTCTGGTCGTCCATGGTTCGCTACTTGGCGCACGCTCGGTGGTCCCACAGCCGCGTGAGCTCTGTCGCGTCCGCGTTACCGGTGACTTCAGGGCCGACATCGGTCGAGGAGGTCGCCAGATGCCTCTTCCGGCAACCTGTCGGTGTGACAGCCTCGGCGTGCCATACGCCCAGCTGCGGAGTCAACGGGAGATCACATCGGGTACACCGGATGCTTGCGCGGGTTGAACTCCGGCTTGACCGGCGGCTTGTCCCGCAACAGGCGTAGCGCGTTCCGGATCTCCAGACGGGTCCGCGACGGTTCGATGACCGCGTCGATGTAGCCGCGTTCGGCGGCGATCCACGGGGTGGCGATCGTCTCGTTGTACTGGTTGATCATGAACTCGCGCGCCGCTGCCCGATGCTCCTCGGGCACCGCCGCCAATTGCCGCTTGCCGATGAGGTCGACCGCGCTCTCGGCGCCGATCACCGCGATCCGGGCCGTCGGCCAGGCGAAACTGATATCGGCGCCCACCTGTCGGGCCGCCATCATGCCGTAGGCGCCACCGTAAGACTTGCGCACGACCAGGTTGATGATCGGGACCGTCGCCTCGATGATCGCGCGCGGTACCCGCCCGCCGCGGATGATCACACCGTTGGCTTCCTGCTCGAGGCCCGGCAGCACGCCCGGGGTGTCCGCGACGAACACCAGCGGGATATTGAACGCGTCGCAGAGCCGGATGAAGTAGGTCGACTTGTCCGAGCAGGCGGCGTCGATGGAACCGCCCAGCACCAGCGGCTGGTTGGCGATCACACCGACCGGATAACCGTCGACCCTGGCGAACCCGGTGATCAGATTCGGGGCGAACGCGGCGCGGATCTCGTGGAATTCACCGTCGTCGAAGATCCGCAGCAGGATCTCGTGCATGTCGTAACCGGCGCGATCGGAATCCGGGATGATCGTGTCGAGCTCCCGGTCGGTAGCAGTGATCTCCGGCTCCAGGCCGGGGTTCACGATCGGCGGCTGCTCGAGACAGCTCGTCGGCATGTAGCTCAGGTAGTTGCGCGCCCACTCGTAGGCTTCCTGCTCGGTGTCGGCCACGTGATGCAGGGTGCCGCGTTTGGCTTGGACCTCGGCGCCCCCGAGCTCCTCGGCGGTGATGTCCTCACCGTTGACGGCTTTGATCACCTCCGGCCCGGTGACGAACATGTAGGAATCCTTGGTGCCGATGAGCACGTCGGTGTTGATCGGCCCGTACACCGAACCGGCCGCGCACTTGCCGAGAATGATCGACACCTGCGGCACATACCCGGACAGTTTCTCCAACACCCGCGAAATATCACCGAACGAAGCGATCGAACCCACCGCGTCCTGGATACGCGCACCGCCGGAATCATTGATCGTCACCACCGGGCATGCGTTGTCGAACGCGAGTTGCAGCGCCCGCATGAACTTTCGGGCGGACGTGATACCGACCGACCCGCCGTACACGGTCTGATCGTGGGCGATCACCACCACCGGACGGCCCCCGATCAGGCCGCGACCGGTGACCAGCCCGTCACCGTAGAGAGCATCCGGTCGGTCGGGCTGACGAGCCAACGCACCGGTCTCGATGAACGTCCCGGGGTCGAGCAGCATGTTCACACGCTGGCGAACGCTCGGAACGCCCTTCTTCTCCCGCTTGGCGACACCGGCCTCACCTGCCGGTTCCGCAGCAATCGTCAGGATCTTGACCAGTTCCTCGAGCTTCGCCTCGGTACCTGTCACGCTCGCCGCCACCTTCCGAACCAACTGTTGTGCCCCCGCGACGTTAAGCGTTATCGACACAAAACGTGTCATCGAACTGGATATCCCGGACAAATCACAGCCGAGGTCGGCCACACATCAGATCCTCGACAGTCAGGGGAACGAAGGACTGGCAAGACGCCGTTGCATGGCGATGATCGTTTCGGGCGATTCGAAGGCACGGTCGCGGCGGCCGACGGTGAGCCGGTGCAGGATTCCACCTTCGGTCGAACACTCCACGGCGGCGTCAGCGGCGGGAAACCGCGTCCGATCGTGTTGCCGCGGTGTAAGCGCCTCCATGAAAGGCGAGGACACGGACTCGGTATGAGTCCGTGCCCTCGGCGTCTTGCTATTCAAGTGCGCTCACGAGGAGCGCGAGCTCACCAGGAGCTCTTGTGCACGCCGGGCAGCTCGCCCCGGTGCGCCATTTCGCGCAGGCACACGCGGCAGAGGCCGAACTTGCGGTAGACCGCGTGCGGGCGGCCGCAGCGCTGGCAGCGGGTGTAGGCGCGGACAGCGAACTTCGGCTTGGCGTTGGCCTTGTTGACCAGTGCTTTCTTAGCCATGTGCTCAGTTCTCCTTGAACGGGAAGCCGAGGTGCTTGAGCAGGGCACGGCCTTCTTCGTTGTTGGTCGCGGTGGTCACCACGGTGATGTCCATACCACGCGGGCGGTCGATCTTGTCGACGTCGATCTCGTGGAACATCGACTGCTCGCTCAGGCCGAACGTGTAGTTGCCGTTGCCGTCGAACTGCTTCGGCGACAGGCCGCGGAAGTCGCGGATACGCGGCAGCGCGATGGAGACCAGGCGGTCGAGGAACTCCCACATCCGGTCGCCGCGCAGGGTGACCTTGGCGCCGATCGGCATGCCCTCACGCAGC
Above is a genomic segment from Nocardia sputorum containing:
- a CDS encoding type Z 30S ribosomal protein S14; translated protein: MAKKALVNKANAKPKFAVRAYTRCQRCGRPHAVYRKFGLCRVCLREMAHRGELPGVHKSSW
- a CDS encoding DUF397 domain-containing protein — protein: MTADLSGARWFKSSYSASNGQCVEIAHLTNGTVGMRDSKNPTGPTLTFTPTAWDTFLSATKSGHFPNS
- a CDS encoding WXG100 family type VII secretion target, whose protein sequence is MAFDVATQCRDGYSALETDVRDMLGSWTGSNAGAFAAGWEEFHQGAVRVWDALFELAEKLGITADTVRGADQSFAAGVSSLDLP
- the rplE gene encoding 50S ribosomal protein L5 — its product is MTTTEKVQPRLKQRYREEIKDALNKEFGYANVMQIPGVVKVVVNMGVGDAARDAKLINGAVEDLALITGQKPQIRKATKSIAQFKLREGMPIGAKVTLRGDRMWEFLDRLVSIALPRIRDFRGLSPKQFDGNGNYTFGLSEQSMFHEIDVDKIDRPRGMDITVVTTATNNEEGRALLKHLGFPFKEN
- a CDS encoding helix-turn-helix domain-containing protein codes for the protein MTEVESPTLLRRQLGRFLREAREGCGLTIAIAAKEVQLSFNGLQRLETGRAVKPRRQDVRELCMLYEVTAEQTEQAVGLASRAATARDEDGITPLGGLFSDAFNMYVGMERSAQRLTSYEVQVPGLLQTADYARALIGAFLHDGSAEEIEQRVRVRLNRQVAVTRKTCPVDLHVLLDEAALYRMVGGPKVMAAQHRYLADVSTRPNVTLRIHPYSAGYTGGILHGSFVLLDFGTNSKGLPIEPPVVYLDGGMSSDLYLERPEIVRRYTEMAEAIRQTALDEKTSRDLLRRVARSFDGDR
- a CDS encoding WXG100 family type VII secretion target, with the translated sequence MSDEQAFSVDLDKLENLAARIRGFAGLLSDQLAAIDQKVKEVDAASAGAAMVAYREAHGEWLRGATDIREGLTALEEAVKLAHDGYTGAVAEGLRILGV
- a CDS encoding acyl-CoA carboxylase subunit beta translates to MTGTEAKLEELVKILTIAAEPAGEAGVAKREKKGVPSVRQRVNMLLDPGTFIETGALARQPDRPDALYGDGLVTGRGLIGGRPVVVIAHDQTVYGGSVGITSARKFMRALQLAFDNACPVVTINDSGGARIQDAVGSIASFGDISRVLEKLSGYVPQVSIILGKCAAGSVYGPINTDVLIGTKDSYMFVTGPEVIKAVNGEDITAEELGGAEVQAKRGTLHHVADTEQEAYEWARNYLSYMPTSCLEQPPIVNPGLEPEITATDRELDTIIPDSDRAGYDMHEILLRIFDDGEFHEIRAAFAPNLITGFARVDGYPVGVIANQPLVLGGSIDAACSDKSTYFIRLCDAFNIPLVFVADTPGVLPGLEQEANGVIIRGGRVPRAIIEATVPIINLVVRKSYGGAYGMMAARQVGADISFAWPTARIAVIGAESAVDLIGKRQLAAVPEEHRAAAREFMINQYNETIATPWIAAERGYIDAVIEPSRTRLEIRNALRLLRDKPPVKPEFNPRKHPVYPM